Genomic segment of Methanofollis sp.:
ACCTCGATCTTGTCAACGGCGTCAAGGACGTCGTCCAGGTAATCGAGGGTGCTTCGTGGAGCCATCATATGTAGATGACCTCTTTTGAGACACGGCGGCCGATACGGGGTTTGAGCGCACTTTTTTCGACCAGATCCACCGGTCTATCGAGAAGTTCGGAGAGATACCGCTCAAGCCTGAGAAACCCGAAGATCCCCGGCACCTCGGAGAACTCGACCAGGATGTCCACGTCGCTTCCCTCGTGCTCCTCACCGCGCCGGCACGAGCCGAAGATGCCGATGGACCCGACATGGTAGGCCTCCTCCAGGTACGCCTTCTTCTCCCGGAGAATGGCGATGATCCTCGCGCACTCCCCGCTGGCCTCGCGGGTGACGGTGTCCATTCTGATCGGGATATGGGCCTTCCCATCTAGTATAGATATCCCCGGGTACGCCGGTTCGCGGTGGTTTTTTCAGTGCCGGACAGAC
This window contains:
- a CDS encoding nucleotidyltransferase family protein, with the protein product MDTVTREASGECARIIAILREKKAYLEEAYHVGSIGIFGSCRRGEEHEGSDVDILVEFSEVPGIFGFLRLERYLSELLDRPVDLVEKSALKPRIGRRVSKEVIYI